The Leptodactylus fuscus isolate aLepFus1 chromosome 5, aLepFus1.hap2, whole genome shotgun sequence genome segment CCTAATGCTCAATAGCAATTTATGCAAAAACTCAAAGCCATTCCAGTCATCGTGACCTCTCATTCCGTCCAGCAATAGATCTTCCCACCAATATTATAAGACGTCCGTATAGATACAGTATAGATTCTGGAGATTGTTCTTTAATGCTGCCTATAGTTCCATAAAACAGTTGCGTCTTCCTAATCCATAATTTTTCTCGCTACAAGATTAAATGGGTCAAATTTGGAGAACTTGCTGCAATTCAATGTAGGAAGGTGAGGGGACCGCAATGGGCCTGGCGCCACCCCATATAAGCTGTGGACCTATTTATGTCTGAGTAACACGCTGACAACCCCTAACTTACATAGTGTTTAGTAGTAAAACATTTGGGGAATGTGCAGTTTGGATCTTGAGGTACAAGTTATGGAATCTGACCCCAATACGGTAATTGCCTAAAATTCCCAATCCATGGACTATTGCAAGATCTGAAGGATGGTTTCACCCAGATTATGCAAGTGTTGGAGTCTGAACTGTAGTCACTACGTATAACTGAGGAACTTCTCAGTGATGTCAGCTTATATCGTCGACGCTTCCCATTCTTCAGGTCCATGGGGACACCGTATACATTTAGGTGGTGGTCCTTTAGTGATGCCTCTTCTTCCAGAAACCAGTTGCATCTTTCTATTCTTCATATTTCTTGCTGTAACACTGGGTAAAATCTTGGTCGATAAACTTGCTGTATGTATGCAGATAAATTAGGGGACTGCAATGGGTCTGTAACCACCCCAAATAAGCCGTAGACTTAGTTATATCTGGTCaggagggttgagccgatcttgagatttcaagatcgattttaaaatccgatttccgatcattttccagccgatcggaatccgatcctttccgaacccgaacctcaaccctagtcaatgcttctctatgggaaaagtcacttttagggttgagccgatcttgagataacttccgatcacaatcccgctggaaaagatcgggtcggaattctgatcgcaatcgtgaaatttactcgatcgccgatcgaaatccgatcttttccgatccctcaaccctactgGTCAGCGCACCAACAACCTATAAGTTGCAGTTTTTATTACCAGTACATATGAGAGATGAATGGGGACTGTGCAGCTTAGATAATGAGGTACCATAACTGGTTGGGGTGGAGGCTGACCCCATTACGGTACCCTGGAACCCTGCCTTATATTTCCAATCCATGACGTATTGCAAAATCTGATTGATTTAGCCAGGATTATTCAACTATGAACCAAGTCTTGTTGTCTGGACTGTAGTCAATACACATAAATGTAGAATCTCTTAGTAAGATGCCATCGATGCTTCCTTGCCTTCAGGTCCACAAGGCagtagagatgggggagacatttTGGTGCAGCCTCGACTTCCTAATCAAGACACAATTATCTCACTGCATAAATGAATGGGTAAAATTTGGGTTCCTAACATGAAGAACTTGAATTCCATCTAGGCCGATTAGGGAACCATATTGGGTCTGGTACCATCCAAATTAGCTGTGGACCTAGTTATGTTTATGTAACACACCAATAAGCTACAAACTCCAACAGGTTACAAGACGTTTACATTGAAGAGATGAGCATGGACTGTGCAATTTGGATTTTGAGGTACAATGATGGTTTGGGATGGACTCAGACCCCATTACGGTACCCTAGAAACCCGTTCACAATTCCAGTCCTTCGACTGTTGCAAGTTCCGATTGATGCTTTGGCCCAGATTATGCAAGTCAGAACCAAGTGTGAACTGTAGTCAATGCAGAGTTTCTCCGTGACATCAGGTTATGTCGTAGATGCTTCCGATCCTTCGGGTCCTCAAGTAATATGAGACCAAGAACCGAGCCATATACTGTGAGCCGACACCTCCTGGCCAGAGAGATTTCTCGCTTTCGATATCTCAGCTTGGCGACTACGAGAGTGATCAACGTGCGAATAAgaaaacaaccaaaacacccaaAGCAATACACGAGTCGAGAAGAAACTCTTCCTTATCGGGATTCGGTGGCCCGCACTCGGACTGGTCATACGAGGTCATCTACTAGAATTTACATTGATTTGACTCGTTCTCCACATCGCAGCTTTTTAGGACTACAAAAACATGGCTCCTTTCTTAAAGACCCGGCACCACatctcagctgcaataccacatgcaACCGGGGACTGgctgtggcactgtttctgctagaaagcggccattttttttttttatcctggacaacccctttaaagagaaggcGGAGTCAGCCTGTGACCAAGATCGAAATAAGATAATTTTCGAGCAGATGGGGGTGAGGAAGGGGGGGTTTACAGAAGATGTGGCCTTGGATTCCTCCGTTTTACTCCAGGATCTTCCTGCTTTATGTTCTGTGTATTTGTGTTTATTTATTGACagcataaaataatatataatataataaacgcCTCGCGTATTTGTCTGCACGATATCACCAAAGTAATAATACCGTTATATAGCGACACCTACATTACCCAGCTTTTCCAAGGATCCCGATGACGTACAAACCTGTATTTTCTGATTGTGTCAGTCCTAACTGCAGCTCCGGCATTGCATTCGTCAAACAACTTATATCTCAGCTTCCTAGACGTTACAATCAGACACATAAGATATtagcaatatttttttattatttattctcGTCCTCTGCCTGGCGTAAAAAGAGCAACAAAAACATTCTATAAATTAATTTGTTTTGTAGAAACCTCCAAAGATTCCGACAGATTCTACCccgaagagcttacaatctaagtcTCTTTAACATAGCAACGCATAGATCTGTATGGGATCTAGATACAAGAAACGGGAGGTTTTTAGTCAAAAACATTTGCCCGCTTTCttcgattttatttattttttacctgtGGGTCGAAAGATCGCCGATCCCTTCATTTTACACCTCCGTCACTTTACGACTCCTTCACCCAACCCCCGCATCTCAACTTCCGTATATTGGAGGACTGAGATATCGGGGAAAACTTTGCACttatagtttaaaggggttgtcccgaaTTGGGAACGTGTGGCCATTGTCTTCCCTAAACAGCACcacccctgtccacaggttgtgtgcggtattgcagctctgccccattcacttctacagaGCTGAGCTGCACTACCAGACATAACCTAGGGATACGTGTGGCGCTGCTCGGGAAAGAAAGCAGCCGTGGTTAGCTAATCCTGGACCGCCCCTTTAACTGGATACCAAAAACCTACAGAGGGGTGACTAATGCCTGTCAAACACTAGGTGGCAGTAGAAGCAGCACAGTTTATTACAACTCAGCAGGGCATAAAGATCCGTAGTCCACGGCCTGTATAAgacgggtggggggggggggggtcactggatCTTCGACTCATAAGAAAGGTCCCCATCTTGACTGCGGAGAATTCTGGAAGTGGCCGGGTAACGTGGGGTCAAAGCGCGGCCTGATGGGCCGAAAGAGTTCCGGTGCGAGGTGTCTGCGACGGTCCAACATTGAAAAGGGGTCTCTAGGGAACGGAAACATGGGGCGCTGGTCGTACTCACCCCCAATAATACCTGGGGGGTAGGTCAGGGTGGGCGAGTAACGTTCATGAGGGAAAGGGTTGGCGGGATAAGGAAAGTCCGGTACGAAGGGCGGGTATCTGCGGTGCACGCTGCACAACTCCCGGAACTTCTGCTTATAAAGCTGCAAATGGAGACACAAGAGATTCCTTAAAGACACGGCAGCGGTGTAATAGGGTGGgcaatatatataggtatataggggCACGTACCTCCTTccagtctgtgtgagagtctcCTTCGATTACACCTGAAGACAGAgacagtatataataaagtgtCAGTAGTAACTGCACCAGTCGTGCTCCGTTCACTTCCAAAGCTGCATCTAGAATGCTGCTGATGGTTGAACATGCTATACAGTGCGGATACATAATATAGCTCAGACTCCAGTCACTTCCAAGGCTGCGTTTACAATCCTGTTGGCTCATGTGGTGCAGGGCTCACCCCGGCAGAGACCCCCTGACCTCGGTTTCCTTCTGCCTATCCATTGCTTAGCGTCTTGTGCAGAACATAGTTTGCGGCGGTGATTTGGAATCAGGTCTCAGAATGCAGCTTTGGAAGGGATTGGAGTTGGATTTGATGCAGATtgagtatggtaaactcacaTTCCCTCTATAGAATCGGGTCTTACAAAGGACAGGCTATGCTGTGATGACCTTGAATGAAATCGCTGGttgtactctagtcacatccaaagctgcaatcAGAATTTTGCAGATTTCTAAGGCTGCATGACCTAACTATTCCACGCTCTGTATCAGGCCTGGGAAGAAAACCTACGACAATTtggtgcagggaaaaaaaattcccacaATGCGCTGATGGCCACGCCCCCTACGCGGTGCTGACAGACACGCCCCCTACGCGGCGCAGACAGACACGCCCCCTACACCACACTGAGGGGCACGCCCCCTACACGGTGCTGACGGGCACGCCCCCGGCGCTGACGGGCACGCCCCCGGCGCTGACGGGCACGCCCCCGGCGCTGACGGGCACGCCCCCGGCGCTGACGGGCACGCCCCCGGCGCTGACGGGCACGCCCCCGGCGCTGACGGGCACGCCCCCTACACTGACGGGCACGCCCCCTACACTGACGGGCACGCCCCCTACACTGACGGGCACGCCCCCTACACTGACGGGCACGCCCCCTACACTGACGGGCACGCCCCCTACACTGACGGGCACGCCCCCTACACTGACGGGCACGTCCCCTACACTGACGGGCACGTCCCCTACACTGACGGGCACGCCCCCTACATTGACGGGCACGCCCCTACCCTGCACTGACGGGCACGCCTACACGGCGCTACATCCTGGTGTATATACTGCAATGCAGAAGAGCTGACCAAAACCCCAGCAAAGAAAGGCTAGCAGCAGCTGTAAAATATCAGGAGATCAGTACTATCAATGCAGCTTTGgacgtgactggagtataagacattatATAACAGAAGTCCTTACGTCTGAAATCCCGCCGGCAGAGGAACCTCCATAGTGATTGGTCTTCGGTGTCTTCGTGCAGTTTTTTACAAGTGGAACCAAGTGACAAAATGGTGCGAATATCCAGAAGACGGAAGATTCGCAGCTTCAGCTCTGGAGGCAAAACCACCAAACCAAAGACGTCAGGCAGGTCCAGAGCTGTGTGATGGAGGAGACTATAGTAAGAACTGCTCATTACCGCCCCACCCTTCTCTCATTGGTCACCCCACTGATCGATTACCTTGCCGGGTAGTAGCAAGTAACGGGTACACCAGCTGATCTTTAAGGAGGTGAGATAACTTCTGCAAGTTCCGGTAAACCAAGGCCACGTTACCATCTAAAAAGAAAACCAAGTCAGACTCCCAAAGTAATCTgtctagagtaaaaaaaaaaaaaaaaaagctaaagagagggagggggaagagggagatgcagctgcagaagATCTTCCTCAATGACAGTATGTGCCTGTGactcatgctgtgagaggggaggagaagcAGCAGGATCAGGTTACAGTCTCTCTGCTTTAGTCTGATACTGTGAAAGGTGATAAGACATGTGATTGGCTCAAAGCACACAGGAGAGCCCGCCCACTAAGTGCCAGGGGTCAGCCGTAGCACAGTCCCGCCTCTTACCTTTGGGCGGGTAGGAGATGTAGGATTCGGTGCGGAGCTGAAGCCTCTTCACACATTTCAGTTCACTGCCGATGGTCAATGTAGCTGCAAGGAGGAGAAGATGTCATGAAGACGGCCGGTGACTACGGCGCAGCGAACTACAAGTCACACAACTGTCAGGGTTTCTATTTGTAGTCAAAGAGTCCGgaggttaaaataaataaataaataaataaataaataaaagctaacacttatcacagctgaaggtttgttacaattgtaaaaACTTGTGTGAGAGATACAAACATCGCAACTCATTTCTAGACTGCCCTAAAGGTTGGCTGCacatgtacaataatatatatatatcactcttACCATTGATGATGATCAGTTTGCCCATTGGCAGGCAAAACAGGGCGGCAGAGCTGTCACCACATAGCGGGTGCGAGTAGTGGAGCTTGTACACACTGCTGCCGCTCTTCCAGCTCTCAGGCATAGAGGAGGCCTTCATACCCTAGAAAGATACAGACCGGACTAATAGGAAAAGGAAACGCAACCAATGGTGACctataacccccagcatgtccttaTAGCCTATAGATGTATccattacatcctgtattatactccagagctgcactcactattctgctggtgtacatactgtgtacatatattacattacttatcctgtattatactccagagctgcactcactattctgctggtgcagtcactgtgtacatacattacattacttatcctgtattatactccagagctgcgctcactattctgctggtacagtcactgtgtacatacattacattacttatcctgtattatactccagagctgcactcactattctgctggtgcagtcactgtgtacatacattacattacttatcctgtattatactccagagctgcgctcactattctgctggtgcagtcgctctgtacatacattacattacttatcctgtattataccccagagcggcgctcactattctgctggtacagtcgctgtgtacatacattacattacttatcctgtattatactccagagctgcgctcactattctgctggtacagtcactgtgtacatacgttacattacttatcctgtattatactccagagctgcactcactattctgctggtgcagtcactgtgtacatacattacattacttatcctgtattatactccagagctgcgctcactattctgctggtgcagtcgctgtgtacatacattacattacttatcctgtattataccccagagctgcgctcactattctgctggtacagtcgctgtgtacatacattacattacttatcctgtattatactccagagctgcgctcactattctgctggtacagtcactgtgtacatacgttacattacttatcctgtattatactccagagctgcactcactattctgctggtgcagtcactgtgtacatacattacattacttatcctgtattatactccagagctgcactcactattctgctggtacagtcgctgtgtacattacattacttatcctgtattatactccagagctgcgctcactattctgctggtacagtcactgtgtacatacattacattacttatcctgtattatactccagagctgcgctcactattctgctggtacagtcactgtgtacatacattacattacttatcctgtattatactccagagctgcgctcactattctgctggtgcagtcactgtgtacatacattacattacttatcctgtgttatactccagagctgcgctcactattctgctggtgcagtcactgtgtacatacattacattacttatcctgtattatactccagagctgcgctcactattctgctggtgcagtcactgtgtacatacattacattacttatcctgtgttatactccagagctgcgctcactattctgctggtgcagtcactgtgtacatacattacattacttctcctgtattataccccagagctgcgctcactattctgctggtgcagtcactgtgcacatacattacattacttatcctgtgttatactccagagctgcgctcactattctgctggtgcagtcactgtgcacatacattacattacttatcctgtgttatactccagagctgcgctcactattctgctggtgcagtcactgtgtacatacattacattacttatcctgtattatactccagagctgcgctcactattctgctggtgcagtcactgtgtacatacattacattacttatcctgtattatactccagagctgcgctcactattctgctggtacagtctctatgtacatacattacattacttatcctgtattatactccagagctgcactcactattctgctggtgcagtcactgtgtacatacattacattacttatcctgtattatactgcagagctgcgctcactattctgctggtacagtcactgtgtacatacattacattacttatcctgtattatactccagagctgcgctcactattctgctggtgcagtcactgtgtacattacattacttatcctgtattatactccagagctgcgctcactattctgctggtgcagtcactgtgtacatacattacattacttatcctgtattatactccagagctgcgctcactattctgctggtgcagtcactgtgtacatacattacattacttatcctgtattatactccagagctgcgctcactattctgctggtacagtcactgtgtacatacattacattacttatcctgtattataccccagagctgcgctcactattctgctggtgcagtcactgagtacatacattacattacttatcctgtattatactccagagctgcgctcactattctgctggtgcagtcactgtgtacatacattacattacttatcctgtattatactccagagctgcgctcactattctgctggtgcagtcactgtgtacattacattacttatcctgtattatactccagagctgcgctcactattctgctggtgcagtcactgtgtacatacattacattacttatcctgtattatactccagagctgcgctcactattctgctggtgcagtcactgtgtacatacattacattacttatcctgcattatactccagagctgcgctcactattctgctggtacagtcactgtgtacatacattacattacttatcctgtattatactccagagctgcgctcactattctgctggtacagtcactgtgtacatacattacattacttatcctgtattatactccagagctgcgctcactattctgctggtacagtcactgtgtacatacattacattatttatcctgtattatactccagagctgcgctcactattctgctggtgcagtcactgtgtacattacattacttatcctgtattatactccagagctgcgctcactattctgctggtgcagtcactgtgtacatacattacattacttatcctgtattatactctagagctgcgctcactattctgctggtacagtcactgagtacatacattacattacttatcctgtattatactccagagctgcgctcactattctgctggtgcagtcactgtgtacatacattacattacttatcctgtattataccccagagctgcgctcactattctgctggtacagtcactgtgtacatacattacattacttatcctgtattataccccagagctgcgctcactattctgctgatgcagtcactgtgtacatacattacattacttatcctgtattatactccagagctgcgctcactattctgctgatgcagtcactgtgtacatacattatattacttatcctgtattatactccagagctgcgctcactattctgctgatgcagtcactgtgtacatacattacattacttatcctgtattatactccagagctgcgcgcactattctgctggtgcagtcactgtgtacatacattacattacttatcctgtattatactccagagctgcgctcactattctgctggtacagtcactgtgtacatacattacattacttatcctgtattatactccagagctgcactcactattctgctggtacagtcgctgtgtacatacattacattacttatcctgtattatactccagagctgcgctcactattctgctggtacagtcactgtgtacatacattacattacttatcctgtattatactccagagctgcgctcactattctgctggtacagtcactgtgtacatacgttacattacttatcctgtattatactccagagctgcactcactattctgctggtgcagtcactgtgtacatacattacattacttatcctgtattatactccagagctgcactcactattctgctggtacagtcgctgtgtacattacattacttatcctgtattatactccagagctgcgctcactattctgctggtacagtcactgtgtacatacattacattacttatcctgtattatactccagagctgcgctcactattctgctggtacagtcactgtgtacatacattacattacttatcctgtattatactccagagctgcgctcactattctgctggtgcagtcactgtgtacatacattacattacttatcctgtgttatactccagagctgcgctcactattctgctggtgcagtcactgtgtacatacattacattacttatcctgtattatactccagagctgcgctcactattctgctgatgcagtcactgtgtacatacattacattacttatcctgtattatactccagagctgcgctcactattctgctggtgcagtcactgtgtacatacattacattacttctcctgtattataccccagagctgcgctcactattctgctggtgcagtcactgtgcacatacattacattacttatcctgtgttatactccagagctgcgctcactattctgctggtgcagtcactgtgtacatacattacattacttatcctgtattatactccagagctgcgctcactattctgctggtgcagtcactgtgtacatacattacattacttatcctgtattatactccagagctgcgctcactattctgctggtgcagtcactgtgtacatacattacattacttatcctgtattatactccagagctgcactcactattctgctggtgcagtcactgtgtacatacattacattacttatcctgtattatactgcagagctgcgctcactattctgctggtacagacactgtgtacatacattacattacttatcctgtattatactccagagctgcgctcactattctgctggtgcagtcactgtgtacattacattacttatcctgtattataccccagagctgcgctcactattctgctggtgcagtcactgagtacatacattacattacttatcctgtattatactccagagctgcgctcactattctgctggtgcagtcactgtgtacatacattacattacttatcctgtattatactccagagctgcgctcactattctgcaggtgcagtcactgtgtacattacattacttatcctgtattatactccagagctgcgctcactattctgctggtgcagtcactgtgtacatacattacattacttatcctgtattatactccagagctgcgctcactattctgctggtgcagtcactgtgtacatacattacattacttatcctgtattatactccagagctgcgctcactattctgctggtacagtcactgtgtacatacattacattacttatcctgtattatactccagagctgcgctcactattctgctggtacagtcactgtgtacatacattacattacttatcctgtattatactccagagctgcgctcactattctgctggtacagtcactgtgtacatacattacattatttatcctgtattatactccagagctgcgctcactattctgctggtgcagtcactgtgtacattacattacttatcctgtattatactccagagctgcgctcactattct includes the following:
- the FBXO7 gene encoding F-box only protein 7 codes for the protein MKLRVRAGKQSGRLELRDDEVTLGDLRAKLRQTFLPALGFSPDAVFSITLNGRDALTEDESSLESLGIISGDLIVIVTDDIPQPDPAPEEPPPPPATAQTSDNRQEYGGEAATPGTYSVAEKATPMEEEGPICAPGPMLCSEAEDGEIPHSLEALYRNSDCTCANDALIVVTHLLMVETGYTEQGMKASSMPESWKSGSSVYKLHYSHPLCGDSSAALFCLPMGKLIIINATLTIGSELKCVKRLQLRTESYISYPPKDGNVALVYRNLQKLSHLLKDQLVYPLLATTRQALDLPDVFGLVVLPPELKLRIFRLLDIRTILSLGSTCKKLHEDTEDQSLWRFLCRRDFRRVIEGDSHTDWKELYKQKFRELCSVHRRYPPFVPDFPYPANPFPHERYSPTLTYPPGIIGGEYDQRPMFPFPRDPFSMLDRRRHLAPELFRPIRPRFDPTLPGHFQNSPQSRWGPFL